One region of Termitidicoccus mucosus genomic DNA includes:
- a CDS encoding type II secretion system F family protein, producing MKSKLQWDYYVFELRSGRKSRPVEVFAPMGREAALLGVGAQEGELVMPRPLGAAERAVRATLARKRFPAKQLSLLFGEISRFLKVGAPVRGALAVFARQSSSPYIRGVLGAMAFRLAGGSTLLEAMRLFPDVFDTVACSVVSSGEAGGGARLREGFVSLMELFERKSSVTGKVIAASVYPAGIFCALVLGLVAGGMFLLPKMAGTLKNYNVEMPRASQFLMDACGKLRDYPALAVLVVGAAAGFFACVPLVIKSRPAQWLVLRLPGSGPVFRNMILSRVLKVYAMLYESGAAVQRTFEILANVAGHWEYRRYFLRIGGDAARGVPLPAAFFRAQDDIPRDGMRLAMYVKVGEDTASLPFVLKQQAQYMESDLKLFLEMIPPLLSGVLLVSLAPGVLFAGYVLLMPYFVMMQSLVSQISL from the coding sequence ATGAAGTCGAAATTACAATGGGATTATTATGTCTTTGAATTGCGGTCGGGCCGGAAGTCCCGCCCGGTGGAGGTGTTCGCGCCCATGGGCCGGGAGGCGGCGCTGCTCGGGGTGGGGGCGCAGGAGGGCGAACTGGTGATGCCCAGGCCGCTGGGCGCGGCGGAGCGCGCGGTGCGCGCCACGCTGGCGCGCAAGCGGTTTCCCGCAAAACAGCTTTCCTTGTTGTTCGGGGAGATTTCCCGGTTTTTGAAGGTGGGCGCGCCGGTGCGCGGCGCGCTGGCGGTGTTTGCGCGCCAGTCGTCCTCCCCTTATATTCGCGGCGTTCTGGGCGCGATGGCTTTCCGTCTGGCGGGGGGCTCGACCTTGCTGGAGGCGATGCGGCTGTTTCCGGACGTGTTCGACACCGTGGCGTGCTCGGTGGTTTCTTCCGGAGAGGCCGGCGGCGGCGCCCGGTTGCGCGAGGGCTTTGTCTCCTTGATGGAATTGTTTGAGCGCAAATCCTCCGTGACGGGCAAGGTGATTGCGGCCAGCGTGTACCCGGCCGGGATTTTTTGCGCGCTGGTTTTGGGCCTGGTGGCCGGCGGCATGTTTTTATTGCCGAAAATGGCCGGGACTTTGAAAAATTATAATGTGGAGATGCCGCGAGCCAGCCAGTTTTTGATGGATGCGTGCGGGAAGCTGCGGGATTATCCCGCCCTGGCGGTTTTGGTCGTCGGGGCGGCCGCCGGCTTTTTTGCCTGTGTCCCCTTGGTGATCAAATCGCGTCCGGCGCAGTGGCTGGTTTTGCGGCTGCCCGGCAGCGGCCCGGTGTTTCGCAATATGATATTGAGCCGGGTGCTCAAGGTCTACGCGATGTTGTATGAATCGGGCGCGGCGGTGCAGCGCACCTTCGAAATCCTCGCGAATGTGGCCGGGCATTGGGAGTACCGGCGGTATTTTTTGCGGATCGGCGGGGATGCGGCCCGAGGCGTGCCGCTGCCCGCGGCATTTTTCCGGGCGCAGGATGACATTCCGAGGGACGGCATGCGGCTGGCCATGTATGTCAAGGTGGGCGAGGACACCGCCTCGCTGCCGTTTGTATTAAAACAACAGGCTCAATACATGGAGTCCGACCTGAAGCTTTTTTTGGAAATGATACCGCCGCTTTTGAGCGGCGTGCTTCTGGTGTCCCTGGCGCCGGGCGTGCTTTTTGCCGGCTACGTGCTGCTGATGCCGTATTTTGTCATGATGCAGAGCCTGGTTTCGCAAATCTCTTTGTGA
- a CDS encoding GspE/PulE family protein — translation MFAGGPLMDVTEARVSSDLAEVVPPQLASGYRAVCFYRTDDAYYIAMPEPGDFLFQDQLLALTGTASRRQLRCVRACGDQVLEAAGGTRKRSASQEAHAAGVDDMVVATVLNSERLRQVNPGRLDMEPKLFLDWCLYQGWLHKAADLHFEGIPGMGRVRMRVDGNMRVLARAPLPLMTGVVALGRDWAGPGCSGDAWVPGDGRFSFRLDQTVYDVRAATMMMGSGEYPFPKLELRLLSKEIRPLESMGFEDSVLKMLRRMSRMPQGMLVFTGPTNSGKTSTLYSLLKEINRPDINIQTVEDPIEISMSGVNQAAVNEKHGVTWAKLLRAALRQDPDVLLAGEIRDAETAGIAVQGAQTGHLVFTTLHTNSACAAVERLTGMGVEPFLLGSVLLGISGQRLVNRLCPRCRRPVKVTDVHRDVFGRAGCADFLGDVLYEPRGCEHCGHTGYAGLSLIMELFPVNDEVSRLVMQKVPSPDLEAYFRQKGCRTMFQDSLRQAAAGVVSLEHSRLYDRNWMFAA, via the coding sequence GTGTTCGCGGGCGGGCCGTTGATGGATGTCACGGAGGCGCGCGTGTCCTCCGATTTGGCGGAGGTGGTGCCGCCCCAACTGGCGTCCGGGTATCGCGCGGTGTGTTTTTATCGCACCGATGATGCGTATTACATCGCCATGCCGGAGCCCGGGGACTTTTTATTTCAGGATCAGTTGCTGGCCTTGACGGGCACGGCGTCGCGCCGGCAGTTGCGCTGCGTGCGGGCGTGCGGAGACCAGGTTTTGGAGGCGGCGGGCGGCACGCGCAAACGGTCGGCCTCCCAGGAGGCCCATGCGGCCGGCGTGGATGACATGGTGGTGGCGACCGTGCTGAATTCCGAGCGGTTGCGCCAGGTCAATCCCGGGCGGCTGGACATGGAGCCGAAGTTGTTTTTGGACTGGTGCCTGTACCAAGGCTGGTTGCACAAGGCGGCGGACCTTCATTTTGAGGGGATTCCCGGCATGGGGCGGGTGCGCATGCGCGTGGACGGGAACATGCGCGTGCTGGCCCGGGCGCCGCTGCCCCTGATGACCGGGGTGGTGGCGCTGGGCCGGGACTGGGCCGGGCCCGGGTGTTCGGGCGACGCGTGGGTGCCGGGCGATGGGCGGTTTTCGTTCCGGCTGGATCAAACGGTTTACGATGTGCGCGCGGCCACCATGATGATGGGGTCCGGGGAGTATCCTTTTCCAAAGCTGGAATTACGTTTGCTCAGCAAGGAAATCCGGCCGCTGGAGTCGATGGGATTCGAGGACTCGGTGCTGAAAATGCTCCGGCGCATGTCGCGCATGCCGCAGGGCATGCTGGTGTTCACCGGGCCGACCAATTCGGGCAAGACTTCGACCTTGTATTCGTTGCTCAAGGAAATCAACCGGCCGGACATCAATATTCAGACGGTGGAGGATCCGATTGAGATTTCGATGTCGGGGGTCAACCAGGCGGCGGTGAACGAAAAGCATGGCGTGACGTGGGCGAAGCTGCTGCGCGCCGCGTTGCGGCAGGACCCGGACGTGCTGCTGGCCGGCGAGATTCGCGACGCGGAGACGGCCGGCATCGCGGTGCAGGGCGCGCAAACCGGGCATTTGGTGTTCACGACATTGCATACGAATTCCGCCTGCGCTGCGGTGGAGCGCCTGACGGGCATGGGAGTGGAGCCTTTTTTGCTCGGCTCGGTGCTGCTGGGGATTTCCGGCCAGCGACTGGTGAACCGGCTTTGCCCGCGGTGCCGCCGGCCCGTGAAGGTGACGGACGTCCATCGCGATGTGTTTGGGCGGGCCGGCTGCGCGGATTTTTTGGGCGATGTATTATACGAGCCCCGGGGTTGCGAGCATTGCGGGCATACGGGTTATGCGGGGCTCTCTTTGATTATGGAATTGTTTCCGGTCAACGACGAGGTATCGCGCCTGGTCATGCAAAAGGTTCCGTCGCCGGATTTGGAGGCGTATTTTAGGCAAAAAGGCTGCCGGACGATGTTTCAGGATTCGTTGCGGCAGGCGGCCGCGGGGGTGGTGTCGCTGGAGCATTCGCGGTTGTATGACCGGAACTGGATGTTTGCCGCATGA
- a CDS encoding type II secretion system protein GspD: MFGDRAVYLTAGSQVEIPLGSRRVKVDKGHVDYGENAAGRLEFRYYGPGAKLILSVEGRVFEIDRNGLLTAERDARGQWQFSGRDTRGDASPVSEVRVLGAPSGLPAPDSGFSGGAPGGGGLAGDAFGLAAAVAPSRSSSEPAISASDDSGGAPVSAEELKRRLRMLPAEDFILASMSMQDAFVFLARKAGISFLYTESSGKPGGGPDAPAPVLSSGLMTARARENPFRLLELLAFEQGCVVAPVGVTAQHPNGIWVLRSMEKEGLIARTYRLKYAYGSGAPGGSGGDVAAAGASGGPRSGSVLVPATSRQFQSDGSKLQQELSSLLDLTERGLVVPGDTDYAADDRELDRELGRLGVPLVGRTGKQEGPKSRVLYSDALGTLFVAATRQQHEWVRGYLRAMDRPSRNIIVEVKFVETTKSPSLSYGIKWPQQVGVGFAGRNAMSSAQTSPQGSLNGSSATGGSSLYVPGTNVPGYGQSGVGIPIPGGFPLVGLLQAADLNLVLSALKEDAQGSNISYYYMLVSENQEMILKNTSQVPILAGSASVSSSTGNGTVSQNVEYRDVGLTLNVKPRIIGKKDIHLDLSFELSKINGYEMINTSRYPIPGVRSYQAPVTLASGASIAIGGLDELGRNTENSKVPVLGDIPLLGRLFRSKSVRKPQTHMLVFVTATVQDDYQQGVDQSRRGVFLGDWQGYYGGAETLEDLKARVSGLYSFMTNIEQSLHDGNLTRADAADVNALVSDLALILEDYDRIALAQAGEGRPVEDGGWRSQLLDWRRRAQAVASRL; this comes from the coding sequence TTGTTCGGCGACCGGGCGGTTTATCTGACGGCGGGCAGCCAGGTGGAAATTCCCTTGGGGAGCCGGCGGGTGAAGGTGGACAAGGGGCATGTGGATTATGGGGAGAACGCCGCCGGGCGTTTGGAATTCCGGTATTATGGCCCGGGGGCAAAATTGATTTTGTCGGTCGAGGGCCGGGTTTTTGAGATTGACCGGAACGGTTTGTTGACGGCTGAGCGCGATGCGCGCGGCCAGTGGCAGTTTTCCGGCCGGGACACGCGGGGAGACGCGTCCCCGGTTTCGGAGGTGCGCGTGCTGGGCGCCCCGTCCGGTTTGCCCGCGCCGGACTCCGGGTTTTCAGGTGGCGCGCCGGGAGGGGGCGGACTGGCGGGCGATGCGTTTGGTCTGGCGGCGGCGGTCGCGCCCTCGCGTTCATCGTCTGAGCCGGCGATTTCCGCATCGGATGATTCTGGTGGCGCGCCGGTTTCGGCGGAGGAATTGAAACGCCGGTTGCGGATGCTGCCGGCGGAGGATTTTATTCTGGCATCCATGTCGATGCAGGATGCTTTTGTATTTTTGGCCCGGAAGGCGGGCATATCGTTTTTATATACAGAGTCGTCCGGCAAGCCGGGCGGCGGCCCCGATGCGCCGGCGCCGGTTTTGTCATCCGGCCTGATGACGGCGCGGGCGAGGGAAAATCCGTTCCGGCTGCTTGAATTGCTTGCTTTTGAACAGGGCTGCGTGGTGGCGCCCGTCGGCGTGACCGCGCAGCATCCGAACGGCATCTGGGTTTTGCGCTCGATGGAGAAGGAGGGATTGATTGCGCGGACGTATCGGCTCAAATACGCGTATGGCTCCGGGGCGCCCGGCGGTTCCGGCGGGGATGTCGCGGCGGCGGGTGCGTCCGGCGGCCCGCGCTCCGGCTCGGTACTGGTGCCGGCCACGTCGCGGCAGTTTCAGTCCGACGGTTCGAAATTGCAGCAGGAGCTGTCCAGTTTATTGGATTTGACCGAGCGGGGCCTGGTGGTTCCGGGGGATACGGATTATGCGGCCGATGACCGGGAATTGGACCGCGAGCTGGGTCGTCTGGGGGTGCCGCTGGTCGGGCGGACGGGCAAACAGGAGGGGCCCAAGTCGCGGGTGTTGTATTCGGATGCGCTGGGCACGCTGTTTGTCGCGGCCACGCGCCAGCAGCATGAATGGGTGCGCGGGTATTTGCGCGCGATGGACCGTCCGTCCCGGAATATTATTGTGGAGGTCAAGTTTGTCGAAACGACCAAGTCGCCCTCGTTGTCCTATGGCATCAAGTGGCCCCAACAGGTGGGGGTCGGATTTGCCGGCCGCAATGCGATGTCGTCGGCCCAGACATCTCCGCAGGGCTCGCTGAACGGGTCTTCCGCCACGGGGGGCTCTTCCCTTTATGTGCCCGGCACGAATGTTCCCGGTTATGGGCAAAGCGGCGTGGGGATTCCGATACCGGGGGGATTTCCCCTGGTCGGGCTGTTGCAGGCCGCGGATTTGAATCTGGTTCTGTCGGCCTTGAAGGAAGACGCGCAGGGCTCGAATATCAGTTATTATTATATGCTGGTGAGCGAGAATCAGGAGATGATCTTGAAGAACACCAGCCAGGTGCCGATTCTGGCCGGCTCCGCATCGGTGTCTTCGTCCACGGGCAACGGAACGGTTTCGCAAAATGTCGAGTACCGGGACGTGGGCCTGACCCTGAATGTCAAACCCCGGATTATTGGAAAAAAGGATATTCATCTGGATTTGTCCTTCGAATTATCGAAAATCAACGGCTATGAAATGATCAACACGTCGCGTTACCCGATTCCGGGTGTGCGCAGTTATCAGGCGCCGGTGACGTTGGCCTCGGGGGCGAGCATCGCCATCGGCGGGCTGGATGAACTGGGCCGGAACACCGAAAACAGCAAGGTGCCGGTTCTGGGGGACATTCCCCTGCTGGGCCGGCTGTTTCGCAGCAAGTCGGTGCGCAAGCCCCAGACTCACATGCTGGTGTTCGTGACCGCGACGGTGCAGGACGATTACCAGCAGGGGGTCGATCAATCCCGCCGCGGCGTGTTTCTCGGGGACTGGCAGGGGTATTACGGCGGCGCGGAAACCTTGGAGGATTTGAAGGCCCGGGTTTCCGGATTGTATTCTTTCATGACCAATATTGAGCAGTCGTTGCACGATGGCAATTTGACCCGGGCGGACGCGGCCGATGTGAATGCGCTGGTTTCCGATCTGGCGCTGATTTTGGAGGATTACGACCGGATCGCGCTGGCCCAGGCGGGCGAAGGGCGTCCCGTGGAGGACGGGGGCTGGCGGTCGCAATTGCTGGACTGGCGGCGTCGCGCGCAAGCGGTCGCCTCGCGGTTGTGA